One genomic window of Methanosalsum zhilinae DSM 4017 includes the following:
- a CDS encoding glycerate kinase type-2 family protein produces MDSDSEALKSDATQIITEAIKSVEPGRSVTRAIERTGEILSIEGKRYDLDSFNNIYVIAFGKAAVSMAEAIEKILGDRISEGIAITKYGYGSNLNFIPVFEAGHPVPDQNGLSAARKVRSMLDKVGEKDLVIYLISGGGSALLTLPHERISLEDMMITTETILRAGATIGELNAIRKHLSAIKGGGLARMSYPAQSISLILSDVVGDTLDVIASGPTAPDTSTFSQCKEIIERYNIQLPLAVQKFIEEGADGLIRETPKPEDAIFKRCHNYIIANNRLAISRAVDVAVDLGYNSIVLTSTITGEAREVARVFAAIAREEQHSRPVTLPACIIAGGETTVTVSGNGKGGRCQEFALSFSMECAGMNNVMMLCAGTDGTDGPTDAAGAFADGQTIGKGEKLGLNAGKYLAENNSYHYFKQTGNLLITGPTGTNVMDIYLLLIK; encoded by the coding sequence ATGGATAGTGATTCAGAGGCACTTAAAAGTGATGCCACTCAGATAATTACAGAAGCTATCAAATCTGTTGAACCGGGTAGGTCTGTGACTAGGGCCATTGAAAGGACTGGAGAAATCCTTAGCATTGAAGGCAAAAGATATGATCTGGATTCCTTCAATAATATCTATGTGATTGCTTTTGGAAAAGCTGCTGTATCTATGGCAGAGGCTATAGAAAAAATACTTGGAGATAGAATTTCTGAAGGGATTGCAATAACCAAATACGGTTATGGCTCAAATTTAAATTTTATACCTGTTTTTGAGGCTGGACATCCTGTACCTGACCAGAACGGATTATCTGCAGCCAGAAAAGTGAGAAGCATGCTGGATAAAGTCGGTGAAAAGGATCTGGTTATATACCTGATATCAGGTGGTGGTTCAGCACTGCTTACATTACCTCACGAAAGAATATCACTTGAAGACATGATGATCACAACAGAAACTATTTTGAGGGCAGGAGCCACTATTGGCGAGCTCAATGCTATCAGAAAGCATCTCTCAGCAATCAAAGGTGGTGGACTTGCAAGAATGAGTTATCCTGCACAATCAATCAGCCTCATACTCTCTGATGTGGTGGGAGATACTCTGGATGTTATTGCATCAGGTCCCACAGCTCCTGATACTTCCACTTTCAGCCAGTGCAAGGAAATAATCGAACGATACAATATTCAGCTGCCTCTAGCTGTACAAAAGTTTATTGAAGAAGGTGCTGACGGCCTTATCAGGGAAACACCAAAGCCAGAAGATGCTATATTTAAAAGATGCCATAATTATATCATTGCAAACAACAGACTGGCAATATCCCGTGCTGTGGATGTAGCAGTTGACCTTGGATATAATTCAATTGTTCTTACATCCACTATTACCGGTGAAGCCAGAGAGGTAGCCAGGGTCTTTGCAGCAATCGCAAGGGAAGAACAACATAGCAGACCCGTAACATTACCTGCATGCATAATAGCCGGAGGTGAAACTACTGTAACTGTATCCGGGAATGGTAAAGGTGGAAGGTGCCAGGAATTTGCCCTGTCCTTTTCAATGGAATGTGCAGGAATGAATAACGTTATGATGCTGTGTGCAGGTACTGACGGAACCGATGGACCAACAGATGCTGCCGGTGCCTTTGCAGATGGTCAGACAATTGGGAAGGGGGAAAAATTAGGACTTAATGCAGGAAAGTATCTGGCTGAGAACAATTCGTATCATTATTTCAAACAGACCGGGAATCTGTTGATAACAGGCCCTACAGGTACCAATGTTATGGACATATATCTATTATTAATAAAATGA
- a CDS encoding stage II sporulation protein M encodes MKKTSRFSIGYLEFLWTVKVFMGFAVISFFFSTFIYMVMVVFAQPEPVNHAIATTAETAMTKVEVTAGYIPLMWSIFIHNTVAVLTACAGTGIFVYMHSLMIGELGIRKQHSTYSNISSRIERLLWPVYRLIHYTVSRFNTSVSETHREVPSTNEGSIWDLCGYTKNEYRTFSWIMPYTVPVLIIMVNGILIGILLAFVNFNSALIAYQLMGNPGIIIGILYSWVYFTVSVLPHGIIEIPVILVSAALGYRFARIQSGMITDNELFTGDNVDELKNDVEKINSVTREYLSSRYLWQFLLISIILLLIAAYIEVNITPVIMERSMQAIEGFML; translated from the coding sequence ATGAAAAAAACGTCCCGATTCAGTATTGGTTATCTGGAATTCCTATGGACAGTCAAAGTGTTCATGGGGTTTGCAGTTATTTCATTTTTTTTTAGTACCTTCATATATATGGTTATGGTGGTATTTGCACAGCCTGAACCTGTAAATCACGCAATAGCCACTACTGCAGAAACTGCCATGACAAAAGTTGAGGTCACTGCCGGATACATACCTCTCATGTGGTCAATCTTTATTCACAATACAGTTGCTGTTCTGACAGCCTGCGCTGGTACAGGTATATTTGTGTATATGCACAGTCTCATGATAGGTGAACTTGGAATCAGAAAGCAACATTCAACATACAGCAATATCTCCAGCAGAATTGAACGCCTTCTCTGGCCGGTATACAGGCTAATTCATTATACTGTATCCAGATTCAATACATCAGTATCTGAAACTCACAGAGAGGTGCCTTCCACAAATGAAGGATCCATATGGGATCTATGCGGATATACAAAGAATGAATACCGTACATTTTCCTGGATCATGCCCTATACTGTACCTGTACTGATCATAATGGTGAATGGCATTCTTATTGGAATACTGCTTGCTTTTGTTAATTTCAACAGTGCACTGATCGCATACCAATTAATGGGGAATCCGGGAATAATTATTGGTATACTCTATTCATGGGTTTATTTTACAGTCTCTGTGTTACCCCATGGGATCATTGAAATTCCAGTTATCCTGGTCTCTGCAGCACTTGGATACAGATTTGCCAGAATACAGTCAGGAATGATCACTGATAATGAACTGTTTACTGGTGATAATGTAGATGAATTGAAAAATGATGTTGAAAAGATAAATTCTGTTACCAGAGAATATTTGAGTTCCAGATATCTCTGGCAATTTTTGCTGATTTCAATCATATTACTGCTGATCGCAGCATATATCGAGGTCAATATAACACCCGTGATAATGGAAAGATCAATGCAGGCAATAGAGGGCTTTATGCTCTGA
- a CDS encoding methionine synthase, whose protein sequence is MSSIIYDDIGSYPLPEGVSRDWLQVQFENDPDNEKLKSVVSDVFRQKIDAGVEVPTYPQLRDMNNQFLSIIKDPGCCDEPFRVREEAAVIAELEMIEQAALLYYQQTGERPDIRICVTGPVELYLQEFGSSEYTDILNQLAESVNLFVKNAVRSARNFRVRTVSIDEPSIGINSQIMFDNPHIIDALTASGDYASRNNIDVEIHLHSPLHYELACQAESINVIGIESAASPSYFELIDKNILEKWDSFLRVGIARTDISNLGAILNEKHSMNVWKNPSMLQEIVTGMETPSVIAKRLERAYSLFDERIKYAGPDCGLGSWPSQEIAFNLLSNVAKGITEFRKTMK, encoded by the coding sequence ATGAGCAGCATAATCTATGATGATATTGGAAGTTATCCTCTTCCTGAAGGAGTTAGCAGAGACTGGCTACAGGTCCAATTTGAAAATGATCCGGATAATGAAAAGCTAAAATCTGTTGTCAGTGATGTTTTCAGGCAGAAGATTGATGCCGGAGTGGAGGTACCCACATATCCTCAGCTAAGGGATATGAATAATCAATTCCTCTCAATTATCAAAGATCCCGGATGCTGTGATGAACCGTTCAGGGTGCGTGAGGAGGCAGCGGTTATAGCTGAACTGGAAATGATAGAACAGGCAGCTTTACTTTATTATCAGCAGACAGGAGAAAGACCTGATATCCGTATCTGTGTTACTGGACCTGTTGAACTGTATCTTCAGGAATTTGGAAGCAGTGAGTATACCGATATTCTAAACCAGCTGGCTGAAAGTGTTAACCTTTTTGTAAAGAATGCTGTACGATCCGCAAGGAACTTCAGGGTGAGAACTGTTTCAATTGATGAGCCGAGCATAGGAATAAATTCCCAGATCATGTTTGATAATCCACATATAATCGATGCACTGACAGCTTCAGGAGATTATGCAAGCAGAAACAATATTGATGTGGAGATTCACCTGCACTCTCCCCTGCACTATGAACTTGCCTGCCAGGCAGAAAGCATAAATGTGATAGGCATCGAATCTGCTGCAAGTCCGTCTTATTTCGAACTGATCGACAAAAACATTCTTGAGAAATGGGATTCCTTTTTGAGGGTTGGTATTGCAAGAACAGATATTTCCAATCTGGGTGCGATCCTTAATGAAAAGCACAGTATGAATGTATGGAAGAACCCTTCAATGCTGCAGGAGATTGTGACTGGTATGGAAACTCCGTCTGTTATTGCAAAGAGACTCGAGCGGGCATATTCTCTGTTTGATGAAAGAATAAAATATGCAGGTCCAGACTGTGGACTTGGTTCATGGCCCTCGCAGGAAATTGCATTTAATCTTCTCTCAAATGTAGCAAAAGGTATTACGGAATTTAGAAAAACAATGAAATGA
- the mtaA gene encoding methylcobamide:CoM methyltransferase MtaA: MDLKQRLFTVLNSGKPDIVPVVSVTQTATVYQMQMTDSFWPESHINPELMASLALAGHTIAGFEAVRYPYCLTVLAEAMGCDVNMGRIDVQPSVITHPLSDKKNEVIYPDGLLNAKRVPSVLEATRILEERTDGNVPLIAGMEGPATLTAHLTGMYNFLTWSVLNPENIDSIMQIATDVCIEYADALLDCGADIISVADGIAGPDLLDPGMYESLVQPLHKRLADRIKGRKIIHMCGTALPILDAISECGFDGISLEESIDLSQASEIISGRAIIAGNVSAYRTLLSTSPENVIKESRQCLEKDVDILAPSCGIAPRSPIKNLKALVRARDEYCMN, encoded by the coding sequence ATGGATTTAAAACAGAGGTTATTCACTGTCCTGAATTCTGGAAAGCCAGATATTGTCCCTGTGGTTTCAGTGACCCAGACAGCCACTGTATATCAGATGCAGATGACAGACTCTTTCTGGCCAGAATCCCACATAAATCCTGAATTGATGGCATCACTTGCCCTGGCCGGGCATACAATAGCAGGTTTTGAGGCAGTACGCTACCCATACTGTCTGACAGTTCTTGCAGAGGCAATGGGATGTGATGTGAACATGGGAAGAATTGATGTACAGCCCTCTGTGATAACACATCCTCTTTCTGATAAAAAAAATGAGGTCATATATCCGGATGGTCTCCTTAATGCAAAAAGAGTTCCTTCAGTACTGGAAGCTACCCGTATTCTCGAAGAAAGAACAGATGGCAATGTACCCCTTATTGCCGGAATGGAGGGGCCTGCCACACTCACAGCCCATCTTACTGGTATGTATAATTTTCTTACATGGTCTGTACTAAACCCTGAAAATATTGACAGTATTATGCAGATTGCAACTGATGTATGCATAGAGTATGCAGATGCATTACTGGACTGTGGAGCAGATATCATTTCAGTTGCAGACGGTATTGCCGGGCCTGATCTGCTGGATCCTGGCATGTATGAATCACTGGTTCAGCCACTGCATAAAAGGCTTGCAGATAGAATAAAGGGAAGAAAGATCATTCATATGTGCGGAACTGCTCTCCCTATTCTGGATGCTATCTCAGAGTGTGGGTTTGATGGGATCAGCCTGGAGGAATCAATTGATCTGTCACAGGCCAGTGAAATCATATCAGGCAGGGCAATAATAGCAGGAAATGTATCTGCATACAGGACACTCCTAAGCACATCCCCTGAAAATGTAATAAAGGAGTCCAGGCAATGCCTGGAAAAAGATGTGGATATACTGGCCCCTTCCTGCGGAATAGCACCCAGAAGCCCGATTAAAAATCTGAAGGCATTGGTCAGGGCAAGGGATGAATATTGTATGAATTAA
- the prf1 gene encoding peptide chain release factor aRF-1, protein MSEQSAHKKYEFKRKLEQLKSKKGRGTELVSLYIPPDKQISDVVSQLKVEHGQASNIKSKVTRSNVQGALDSLLSRLKYLEEVPENGIIYFTGAVDVGANKTSMETTIIEPPQPIITYRYHCDSRFYLEPLESMLKETKTYGLLVLDRREATIGLLVGKRIESYRHLTSTVPGKQRKGGQSAQRFQQLRLIAIHDFYKKVGEAANEVFMSVDMNDLAGVLIGGPSPTKEEFDSGEYLHHELEKKKVGLFDVAYTDESGLSELVNAASERLYDIDLMEEKRAMERFFTELISESEKAAYGEENVRKNLEIGSVEVLLISEDLRAEKTVIGCSSCGYEKKYTMQLRAGEMTSQSSDSIGNCPECGSPLEIKEKVDIVDELSDLADQMGTEVKFISTEFEEGSQLMNAFGGLAAILRFSTGI, encoded by the coding sequence ATGTCAGAACAATCTGCACATAAAAAATATGAATTTAAAAGAAAACTTGAACAACTGAAGAGCAAGAAGGGACGGGGTACTGAACTGGTTTCCCTTTATATTCCACCAGACAAACAGATATCAGATGTTGTATCCCAGCTTAAAGTGGAACACGGACAGGCATCAAACATCAAGTCAAAGGTTACAAGAAGCAATGTTCAGGGGGCACTTGATTCCCTGTTATCCCGACTGAAGTATCTGGAAGAGGTACCTGAGAATGGAATAATATATTTTACCGGTGCTGTGGATGTAGGAGCAAATAAGACCAGCATGGAAACAACAATAATTGAACCCCCCCAGCCAATTATTACATACAGGTATCACTGTGATTCAAGGTTCTACCTTGAACCTCTTGAGTCAATGCTTAAAGAAACCAAGACTTACGGGTTACTGGTTCTTGATAGACGTGAGGCCACAATAGGATTGCTTGTTGGAAAGCGTATAGAATCATACCGTCACCTGACCTCCACCGTTCCAGGTAAACAGAGAAAAGGAGGACAGAGTGCACAGAGATTCCAGCAGCTCAGGCTTATTGCCATACATGATTTCTACAAGAAGGTGGGAGAGGCTGCTAACGAAGTCTTTATGTCGGTAGATATGAATGATCTTGCAGGTGTACTTATAGGAGGACCATCGCCTACAAAGGAAGAATTTGATTCTGGAGAGTACCTGCATCATGAACTTGAAAAGAAAAAGGTAGGTCTTTTTGATGTTGCATATACTGATGAATCTGGATTGTCGGAATTGGTCAATGCAGCCAGTGAAAGACTCTATGACATTGATCTGATGGAAGAAAAAAGGGCTATGGAAAGGTTCTTTACAGAGCTGATATCAGAATCTGAAAAAGCAGCCTATGGAGAGGAAAATGTAAGAAAGAACCTTGAAATAGGTTCTGTTGAGGTCCTTCTCATATCTGAAGATCTAAGAGCTGAAAAAACAGTTATTGGATGCAGCTCATGTGGATATGAAAAGAAGTATACCATGCAGCTAAGGGCAGGTGAGATGACATCACAGAGTTCTGATTCAATTGGGAACTGCCCTGAATGTGGTTCACCGCTTGAGATAAAAGAAAAGGTTGATATTGTGGATGAACTATCAGATCTGGCTGATCAGATGGGTACAGAGGTGAAGTTCATATCCACGGAATTTGAAGAAGGTTCCCAGCTTATGAATGCCTTTGGAGGACTGGCTGCAATTTTAAGGTTTAGCACAGGTATCTGA
- a CDS encoding CobW family GTP-binding protein, producing MKVAIIGGFLGSGKTTAILNLGRQLSTNDQKVAIIVNEIGEIGIDGDTISSSGIRTSELTSGCICCSLRIDVENTLRALKEEFDPDIVLIEPTGIAFPAQIRDDLATIGIPGITFAPIICLVDGKRFSTEFKQIPKFIVTQIEEAEIIGINKIDIAPPERIPEVINRLREINEDAQIMQFSARISDERFQKLFSNIFRDSHTQKNASRLDSIEMSEISTYSAEFELLPEIDLDTARSVSEKLLLKLKEEVMNKSPLFIGHMKAIIDIPGNMVKTSLTSFEDLPASDIFEKSENNGAGLKLLTAVTGVEPDELTYTVERTVENVFESENIQLKKLDSICKTKDFISLSDLSAK from the coding sequence GTGAAAGTAGCAATAATTGGTGGATTTCTTGGAAGTGGAAAGACTACAGCTATACTCAATCTAGGAAGACAGTTAAGCACAAATGATCAGAAAGTAGCCATAATTGTAAACGAAATAGGTGAAATCGGAATTGACGGAGATACCATATCCAGTTCCGGAATCAGAACAAGTGAACTTACAAGCGGATGTATCTGCTGCTCTCTCAGGATTGATGTGGAAAATACGTTAAGGGCCCTTAAAGAAGAATTTGATCCCGATATTGTGCTGATAGAACCTACGGGAATTGCTTTCCCTGCCCAGATAAGGGACGATCTTGCAACAATAGGCATTCCCGGTATCACCTTTGCACCCATCATCTGTCTTGTAGATGGGAAAAGGTTCAGTACTGAATTCAAGCAGATCCCTAAGTTCATTGTCACACAGATAGAAGAAGCAGAAATCATTGGTATAAACAAAATAGATATCGCCCCACCTGAGAGAATACCTGAAGTTATCAACAGACTCCGTGAGATCAATGAAGATGCACAGATAATGCAATTCTCAGCCAGAATCAGTGATGAAAGGTTCCAGAAACTGTTCAGCAATATTTTCCGGGACAGTCATACCCAGAAAAATGCATCCAGACTGGATTCGATAGAGATGTCAGAAATATCCACATACTCTGCAGAATTCGAGCTCCTGCCTGAGATTGATCTGGATACAGCCAGATCTGTTTCTGAAAAGCTTCTCCTCAAACTCAAGGAAGAAGTAATGAACAAGAGTCCTCTATTTATCGGCCATATGAAGGCTATTATTGATATTCCAGGAAATATGGTAAAGACAAGTCTTACTTCCTTTGAGGATTTACCGGCATCTGATATCTTTGAAAAGTCTGAAAATAACGGGGCTGGTCTGAAATTACTGACTGCTGTAACCGGAGTGGAGCCTGATGAGCTTACATATACTGTGGAAAGGACAGTAGAAAACGTGTTTGAATCCGAAAATATCCAGCTCAAAAAACTGGATAGTATCTGCAAGACAAAGGATTTTATCTCCCTTTCAGACCTGTCAGCCAAATGA
- a CDS encoding Hsp20/alpha crystallin family protein: MVDKRRRSFDDKENNFGGEHIENIEQLINYITSMFENNSSRPPDKPLVYGFTIIQNPGKKPEILGFKGPVPDISKIFNNQQILVGQKEPFVDILEAEDTLYLIADMGTDEENIEYYISDDSVEIASFAHGMRYAKTVELPVKVDPSSARSTCKNGVLEIALDIMAR; the protein is encoded by the coding sequence ATGGTAGATAAAAGACGCCGCTCCTTTGATGATAAGGAAAATAATTTTGGTGGAGAACATATAGAAAATATCGAACAGCTGATAAACTACATAACCAGCATGTTTGAAAACAACTCCAGTAGGCCACCTGACAAACCGCTTGTATATGGTTTTACAATAATCCAGAATCCTGGAAAGAAACCCGAGATTCTTGGATTTAAGGGGCCAGTACCTGATATTTCAAAAATTTTTAACAATCAGCAGATTTTGGTTGGCCAGAAAGAGCCATTCGTCGATATACTGGAAGCAGAAGATACCCTATATCTGATAGCTGATATGGGTACCGATGAAGAGAACATCGAATATTATATCTCAGATGATAGTGTGGAAATTGCTTCATTTGCCCATGGAATGCGATATGCAAAAACCGTGGAACTTCCTGTAAAGGTAGATCCCAGCAGTGCAAGATCAACATGCAAAAATGGAGTACTTGAAATTGCACTTGATATTATGGCCAGATAA
- a CDS encoding glycosyltransferase family 2 protein, producing the protein MELNAGISDKLENVGKVDVVIGIQTKNVEPTILHVMNVVREGVMQYLSPYRTLVVVSDGFSTDRTAELAEMFDISPVQKMVVEQMGDPGKGNGMRTVIEIAHHLDAKAVAFVDGDLLSIKSEWIQELVRPVLYGRTGLVVPFYVRDKFDGVITNNLGYPFTMAYYGIDVRQPIGGEFCISKRLAESLRQHPLFPPDFGIDIFITSVAAAENHRIREAMLGLKLHESTSKYVEPESSIIPMFRQVVREMFDLAIYYSDRNFRYRGGDLIETSEYFGPSPVPITMDIEKMKETVNLRFGEYSDIYKGTFPSELMNHICATIRENKPLDADNWARCVWHMFNRYCDEKNTVIIDALRVLWLTRFIAFYEECKDMNLTEAESEIKKNARIFRDVMTEILPSD; encoded by the coding sequence ATGGAACTTAATGCGGGGATTTCAGATAAGCTGGAAAATGTGGGAAAAGTCGATGTGGTAATCGGAATACAGACCAAAAATGTTGAACCAACAATACTTCATGTAATGAACGTTGTTCGTGAGGGGGTGATGCAGTACCTCTCTCCATACAGAACACTTGTTGTGGTCTCGGACGGTTTCTCAACTGACAGAACAGCAGAACTGGCTGAGATGTTTGATATCTCTCCGGTACAGAAGATGGTAGTAGAGCAGATGGGAGATCCGGGTAAAGGAAATGGTATGCGTACCGTTATAGAGATTGCCCATCATCTGGATGCAAAGGCTGTAGCATTTGTAGATGGGGACCTTCTTTCCATTAAAAGTGAATGGATACAGGAACTGGTAAGACCTGTACTGTACGGACGGACGGGTCTTGTTGTCCCATTCTATGTAAGGGATAAATTCGATGGTGTGATTACAAATAACCTGGGGTATCCATTCACAATGGCCTATTACGGAATTGATGTTAGACAGCCTATTGGTGGTGAGTTCTGCATTTCAAAAAGACTTGCTGAATCCCTCAGGCAGCACCCGCTATTCCCTCCGGACTTTGGAATAGATATTTTTATTACAAGTGTTGCAGCTGCTGAAAATCACAGGATCAGGGAAGCTATGCTTGGCCTTAAACTTCATGAGTCCACCTCAAAATATGTTGAACCTGAATCTTCAATCATACCAATGTTCAGGCAGGTCGTAAGGGAGATGTTTGATCTGGCAATCTATTATTCAGACCGAAATTTCAGGTACAGAGGTGGAGACCTTATTGAAACATCAGAGTATTTCGGACCTTCACCGGTACCTATCACAATGGATATAGAGAAAATGAAAGAAACCGTCAATCTCAGGTTTGGTGAATACTCTGATATCTACAAAGGAACATTTCCCTCTGAATTAATGAATCATATCTGCGCCACCATCAGAGAGAACAAACCTCTGGATGCCGATAATTGGGCTCGCTGTGTGTGGCATATGTTCAACAGATATTGCGATGAGAAAAACACGGTCATCATTGACGCATTGAGGGTTTTATGGCTTACCAGATTTATTGCATTCTATGAAGAATGTAAGGATATGAATCTTACAGAAGCTGAGAGTGAGATAAAGAAAAACGCAAGAATATTTAGAGATGTTATGACAGAGATCCTTCCATCTGACTGA
- the argS gene encoding arginine--tRNA ligase, which translates to MFLEFRTEVKSVIEKSLDKCGFRAENLDLSPSQHADISSRVAFRLASAERKNPKEIAEKIVEMCEIPENSYIDRIISTGPYINIFAKHRYLEDTLVRIRQDQGRFGGGFCQGRIILEHTSANPNGPLHVGHIRNSVIGDTLYRILKHAGYDVETHYYVNDMGRQIAIVSWALANFDLDGSKKSDHAIADVYIRANAELEKDPDKKIEIDRLMQLVESGDVDTINRFDRAVDHAIEGIRETLSVMNIYHDQYVRESDFVRSGAVSDIIEQLKLQGRTKLNDGALVVDLEDHGFEKNLVIQRSDGTSLYTTRDLAYHEWKARQADRVIDVLGADHKLISSQLKTVLSIIGKPEPEIIIFEFVSLPEGSMSTRRGKFITADDLLEQVERQAFSEVDRRRPEMGEGFKKEVSRMVGMAAVRYDIVKVSPEKSTVFDWKQALDFEKQGGPYIQYSHARACSILRKAEEEGIWNAGNAFDGSVLVEDTEIELIRKMAGLDHAVETASQELKPNIIAIYARELADAFNQFYRFVPVLSSEDEQLCKSRLALVDCSRIVLSEILDILGLEAPDSM; encoded by the coding sequence TTGTTTTTAGAATTCAGAACAGAGGTAAAGTCAGTAATTGAAAAATCGCTGGATAAGTGTGGATTCAGGGCTGAAAACCTGGATCTTTCTCCATCCCAGCACGCCGATATTTCTTCAAGAGTTGCCTTCAGACTGGCATCTGCTGAGCGCAAGAATCCAAAAGAGATAGCAGAGAAGATCGTTGAAATGTGTGAGATTCCTGAGAATTCTTATATAGATCGAATAATATCGACAGGACCTTACATAAATATTTTTGCAAAACACAGGTACCTTGAAGACACCCTTGTCAGAATAAGGCAAGATCAAGGTCGGTTTGGTGGAGGCTTCTGTCAGGGCAGGATCATACTGGAGCACACGTCGGCAAATCCAAATGGGCCACTCCATGTGGGCCATATCAGAAATTCTGTTATAGGGGATACTCTGTACCGGATACTTAAACATGCAGGATATGATGTTGAAACACATTATTATGTAAATGATATGGGCAGGCAGATAGCAATTGTTTCATGGGCTCTGGCCAATTTTGATCTGGATGGGTCGAAGAAATCAGATCATGCTATTGCTGATGTATATATTCGTGCCAATGCTGAGCTTGAAAAGGATCCGGATAAAAAAATAGAAATCGATCGGCTTATGCAGCTTGTTGAGAGCGGTGATGTTGATACCATCAATCGCTTTGACAGAGCTGTGGATCATGCGATTGAGGGTATCAGAGAAACACTTTCAGTCATGAACATATATCATGATCAGTATGTCAGAGAATCTGACTTTGTTCGCTCCGGAGCAGTTTCAGATATTATTGAACAGCTAAAGTTACAGGGCAGAACAAAATTGAACGATGGTGCACTGGTAGTTGATCTTGAGGACCATGGTTTTGAAAAGAATCTGGTCATCCAGCGTTCAGATGGTACATCACTCTATACCACCCGTGATCTTGCATATCATGAATGGAAGGCCAGGCAGGCAGATAGGGTGATCGATGTGCTTGGAGCAGATCATAAACTGATATCCTCCCAGCTAAAGACTGTACTCAGTATCATCGGCAAACCTGAGCCCGAGATAATTATATTTGAATTTGTTTCCCTTCCGGAAGGCTCTATGAGTACCAGAAGAGGTAAATTTATCACAGCAGATGACCTGCTGGAACAGGTTGAAAGGCAGGCATTCTCAGAGGTTGACAGACGGCGTCCTGAAATGGGAGAAGGTTTCAAAAAAGAAGTTTCCAGGATGGTTGGAATGGCTGCGGTGAGATACGATATTGTCAAGGTATCTCCTGAAAAGTCTACTGTATTTGACTGGAAACAGGCCCTTGACTTTGAAAAGCAGGGCGGGCCATATATACAGTATTCACATGCACGTGCCTGCAGTATACTGAGAAAGGCAGAAGAGGAAGGTATATGGAATGCTGGAAATGCCTTTGATGGCTCTGTTCTTGTAGAGGATACAGAGATCGAACTTATCAGAAAAATGGCTGGTCTGGACCATGCAGTAGAAACTGCGTCACAGGAACTCAAACCAAATATAATTGCAATATATGCCCGGGAACTTGCTGATGCCTTTAATCAGTTCTACAGGTTTGTCCCTGTTCTCAGTTCAGAAGATGAGCAGTTGTGTAAAAGCAGACTTGCACTGGTTGATTGTTCTCGTATAGTTCTTTCAGAAATTCTGGATATTCTTGGTCTTGAAGCACCGGATTCAATGTAA